CGAAGGCTCGGCAAAGCTGAGCAAAACTCGTTATGGAGTTCagtggcaaccaggagaaccatgaggttgcCCCGCCCTTGAGAGATGAGGGGAAATCCCGACAAGAgacaatctcggttcccccgtacatggtcatcatcgcgttgaagtagttgatatgaccCATCAGGttggtcgtcccgtcataccaGTCGAAgggaggaggcttgaaccctgCGGGTAGTGGCGTGGTcgtgatctcgggaggataagggtgtcttCCGACCAGtgaataggcgtccggggttgcctgtttcttcaatccctcaacctgctcggccaagtctcgtagccgcttttccagctcggtttcaggtgctcggccattCAGCTCATCCACCTGGTGCAAATTATCCCGTTCATACGGCCGAGGTCGGCCATTTTGTCCTTCAGCTCGGGATCGGTTCACTCGGTCTTCCTGTTGAGGTCGACCATTGTGCTCGGCTCGGTTAGCCCCACCCCTTTCGACGCTTCCTTCCCCTTGGAAGTTTGACCCATGGGGGCTTCTCTGTTGCTCTTATCGGAGAGGCGGGCTTCGGCACCGAGGGCTATGACGAGATCTTTCCCCATTCCTCGCGTCTTGTCTGCCATGGAGTTGTTCCCCCCGCTCTCGGTTTTCTCCAGGCTATCTGTCCTCTCTGAGCCGATCGGAGAATATCGATCTTCTCGTGGTCGACGCCGTCGGCTCAATTTCTCATCCTGCTCCCAGGCTCCGgtgatgctcttgctcatcccaTCGAGTGCCCCTACTAGGGCGTGGAGGAGGAGTTTTCTGACAAGACGGGTGTGATGGCGCGGCCCGGCTAGGCTCTGCCCGACGTCGTCCACCTTGCCTGAGAGGGTCTTCCTCTATGTGCCccggggctggagggggcgTGACCTGTGGTTGACCCATCATCCCACCCCAAGCCATCTGGGTCATAAAAGCACGTAGcgtctcgttggtgtggagcatctacagctgcaaatccataacttgCCGGTTATTCATCGGGGCTTCGGGATCCAAATTCCCCGGTAATGGCGGCTGCGGTGGTAGGCTCAGCCCGTTCAAGTTTGGCTTGACCTGTGGTCGGTCAGCCGCTGTGGTGTCCagcacacttccaccattcccaccctccggCGGGGGAATTGGTTTGGCCGCGGAGCCCGTGCTGGGCGgcacaccccctgcccgaggtgGTCTTTCGGTCGCGCCTTGCCGCAATGCTTCAAAGGGCGGCGAACGTCTCGCTTACCTATCAGGTTGTGGCTCATCCCTCGGGAGGCGGAGCCGTGCTGTCCTGATCTTGTTTGCACCATTGTCCCTGCTCTTGAAGTTGAtagaaacgacgatggcttgctgacgtcgttcccacagacggcgccaaatctgttgcgtgtgaaaacctccatcgtccggttcgcccatggatgagcctgcaaaaagacgagtgagcgcaagagagcctgTGTGGCTCCGACCTAGGAATCTCcaatgctcaagtcaggtctccagtgcaacagcgtaataGCTCGTAAAAAGTGACCCAGCGTTTGAGCttcatacctgagtatttatagagggagatgaggcggttgggagaatcctagtatggtaggagttcttctcttggaaggctcttCCATGTAGAGCGGAATGGAGAGACATTTTCGGGGTCAAACTctcgttaaggtaagagtccatgtaaagtgtgattcTGTATTGCGTTGGGATTGTGGATCAACCCTTATCCCGCGATTCTCAggtggtgctgacgtggccTCGTGATCCCCGGTGGGGGAGTTATGGTGGCCTTTGCAGAGAGCTCGACCTCTGAGCTCGGCCTCAAAGCTCAGCCTCaaagctcggcctcggcctatgtgacctgagggtcatcatAAGTTGTATGTGGGCTCGGCCGCACTAGGTTGCTCCAATAGCGGCCGACTTGCGTAGGCTCGGACCAAGGGGTTGGCGGGGGTGCAGCTCGGCCGTGAAGGGGAGATCTCTGGGTCAGCATTGATCTGTCATCGTGCCGTGCACTCAATGCTCGGTTGAGTTCTCGACGAGGTGCGTGCTCAGCTGGGTGCTCGACCCCCGAGTAGCGGAGTATCAAATCTGGCGATGTCCGGGTCGGCCCGGCTCCACACGGCTTGGTTCGGTTCATTGATTGTCCTCGGCTCGGCCATGTgtcagcctctgattggtgggTGATTTATGCCTTATCATCCTGATTTCACAAGTATTAAttatgggtctttagctcaattgGCAGAGTACTCGAATTGTGGAAAATGATTCCACActtcaagaggatggtggttcgaattcACCAAGTCCCTTATCTATATTTCCATTTTAACTTGAATGGTGTCATGGGAACTGGTATTTCATGATGTAGAGAACCCAGTAGTTTACAAAATTGTGTTTCTATCTAACTTGTTTAATTTTGGCAATAggttctttgttattttatagtTCTTACTACATATTTTTCTTTAGGATGGCTTTGTTATATACTAGTTGTGTTATCTCCATAGATTCCTTTTTAATAATCTTTATAGATTATTAAACCGTATTGTACCCTTAGagcttaattctctctctctctctctctctctcatcgtACTCGGTTGGTTCATCCTATCTTATTAGCTTAGCTCATCctaaattaaaatgaaataaatatctTCTAAATTGGagaatataaataaagatcTTTTTTTAGCCCATCCCGAATGAGAGTCCAATCATGCTAATTATAAGTATAGAAGACTCAGTTTCTAATTGAGTCAAACATTATTGGACCTTATTTGGTTCAAATGTTGTGAGATTGTGAACGGTTAAAATATCTAGAAAGAGTTAGAGAATTATGTTGTAGTATTAGAGCAATAAATATCCCAATccaaaaacaattcaaaaagaAATGGTGAAGGTTATGATTTTATATTGTTTCAGATCATTTATGGAAGTCTTAAAATATtaaatctttttctttcaacgcatggtttccatttttttttaattttaattaaactaatttctCTTCTTGGCTGAGTTACCACCGCCCATTTTAAGAATACAATCTTCAATGGATACAGAATCTTGATGATCTTTTAAATGCTTTAATCTCGTGTCAACTCAATTGCCATTTCTATCTCCCAAGTCTACAAAATCACTTCATACAAATTACAAAGCTATCTACCATTGCTCCTTCATCGTGTATTTATTAGTATTTATTTATACTATATTGTCTCTcattttttataccataatgttTTATGATATGCATCAATATCTATTGAAAAGAGCCAAGTACTTGATATGATTTTGCACATTGAGAAAGTCTCATTAccttataaaaccaaaagaattTTCTCTCCACCCCTTAACAAATGTTTACGCGTGcatatttactagtatatatatgtTGTTGCAGGAGCCCCACTTTGGCCATTTTGCTTGTGTTTGTGTCGATGTGGATGAGGCGATGCCCAGGGTGCAGGAGATTTACTTGGAGAGGACCTTGCCCAAGTCATCGAAGCTGtttgtgttcaaacaggttgtGGAGTTCGAAGACCCACCGTCACGCTATGGTGAGTGTGGCCGTTTTGGTTATAGGGCTGGAAACTGTCCGACAGGTGACCGTGAGAGAGTCCCTACGGCAGCACAAGGGGCCAGGGTTGTTGAGGGCTTGCAGGGAGGGGTTCGCCGGAGCACGGAGGGGCGGCGAAGAGGGAGAAGGAGTCCAAGTAGGACTGTTCCAGCTTCTCAGGCGCAATTTCAGGAAGGGGAGGGTTTTGTTGTAGATCCAAATTCCTCTTTGGATCCAACTAGGCAATTGGGTTCAAGGAACGTGTTGGATCAGGTTAGTAGGCCAGCTGGCCCTTTGAATATTGGGATCGATGTTCGTTCAAGGGAGCATGGACTTGAGGAGGTGGTTTCAAATGAGGACACGGATCTTGTGGTGGGCCACGGAGGGGGTGGGGTGTTGCAGGAGAACTTAACGGGTGGCTTGGGTCGCGTGGATCTAGGGCTGATTGAAGAAGGGGAATTGGAGGTGGTTCTTCCCGTTTGCCAGTGGGTCCAGCCAGTTATTGGGTCAGAGATGGTGCGACATTCTTCACCAATGAATGTCACTAGTGCTGACCAGGGGAGGCAGGCGATTGTACACTTTGATCTCTCCACCCAGTCCTCTGAGGAGCAATGTGATACAGTACCATTTACGAAGGTGATGCAGCGCTTGGGTAAATCTGTGAACAGTAACCTGCAGGAGGGGAGCATTCAGGGGGAAGAAGGGGCAGAGGAAGAGAGCCCAGGAGTTAGTTGCAGTGGATGAGCAGATCACTCGGGCAGGAGTTGGTGGCGACGGTGCACGTCGCGTTACGTGGAGTTCAAAAACCCGTTCCAAATGAAGGTTATTTTTGGAACATCAGGGGGGTGGCCAACAGGAGGGCTCGCGCTGCGATTCGCCTGCTGGTGCGTGAGCACAGGCCTATGGTGTTTTGTGTGGCAGAACTGAAAGTCAACCCGGATAAATGTCCAATTGGGTTTTTTGGCTCGCTGGGCTATTGTAGGGAGTTTATTAGAAATGAAAGGGCAGGTGCTCCTCCTAACCTGTGGTTCTTTTGGAGGGAGGGGGTTACTCGGCCGATGGTGCTGGTGTCATTCGATCAGCATATCTCTATGTACATGGAGATCCAGGGAGTTCGATGCTTTATTTCAGTAGTGCATGCACACTGCCGTAGGGTACAACGGCAGCAATTGTGGTGTGACCTATGCTCCATAGCTGGGTCACGGCTTCCTTGGCTTGTTCTTGGAGACTTCAATGCGTACCTACTTGCTACTGAGAAGCGGGGTCCGGGCCAGTTCACTGTGGGATCAGCCGAAGACTTTGCAGCCTTTATCGAATCAGTGGCACTGGTGCCCCTTCAGTCAACGGGGAAGAAATTCACATGGTCTAACAATAGGAGGAGAGGCAATGTGAGAGTGGTTCTTGATCGTGGCTTATGTAATGAGGATTGGTTACATACATTTCCAGGCAGTGCACAGAGGGTGTTGGTGAGTGGGTACTCGGACCATGCGCCGTTAGTAGTGGATTGCAGTGATGTGCCACGGCCAGCCAATGTTCCCTCCCGGATGAATCGGTTCTGGATGGAGCACGCAGATTTCCAGGAGGTGGTGAGGGCATTGTGAGAGGTGCTAGTGAGGGGCACGCTCATGTTTGTTGTTATGCCAAAGATGAAGAGGCTGAAGGATCCGCTTCGGCAGTGGGCTAGATCGGCATTCCCTCATGTTGATCAGGAGGTGGAAAGGGCAAGTGCTTGCCTAGAAGAAATCCAGAATTAGATTGATACTTTGGGAATTGATGATGCTCTTTTTGAGAAGGAGGTTGCAGCTAGAAGGAAGCATGAGGAGGTAGTGGAGTTACAAGGAAAACTTTGGGCTGAAAAGTCAAGAGAGAAATGGCTGAAGCATGGGGACCGCTATTCTAAGTTCTTCCATTTGTCAGCTAAGCTTCACAGGGCCAAGAGTGTCATTCGTGAGCTTCACACTGATGCAGGAGAGGTGGAGACTAATAGAGAGTTGATAGGGCAGCGAGTGGTAAATCATTTTGAAGGTTTCCATAAGAAAGGGGTTTCGGTGCAGTATGAGCACCTCTTATCAGTGATACCTACGTTGATTTCTTCGGCTGAAAATGATGTGTTAGTGGCTGTTCCCTCAGTAGAAGAGATCAAGCAAGCAGTGATGGACCTGGATCCCTCTAGCGCACCGGGCCCAGATGGTTTTCCAGGTACATTCTTCAGAGTCTGTTGGGGCATTGTGGGTCCAGAGGTATGTAGAGCCATTCAGAATTTTTTCAAAGAAGGGATAGTCACGAAAGGGGTAAATTGTAATTTCCTGACCCTCATTCCCAAGGTGGAGAATGCCAGAAAAGTGGGCCAATTTCGGCTTATATGTCTTggtaatttcttttttaagcGTATCCCTAAGATACTTGCAACTAGACTGGCGCCTTTGCTTCCCAAGTTGATTTCAGAAGAGCAGGGAGAATTTCAGAAGGGGAAAATAATTTTCTCTAACATTGGTGTTGCATCGGAGCTGACAAATATGATGAAAGCAAAGTGCTTTGGGGGAAGTTTGGGGCTTAAGCTGGATGTGCAGAAGGCCTATGACACCTTGGAATGGCAATTTCTATTTGATGTGCTGAGGAAATTTGGATTTCACGAAAGGTGGATTAAATGGGTACATCAGATCCTGGTTTCTACAAGGATTTCTGTCTTAGTTAATGGTGGTCTAGTGGGCTTTTTTGTGTGGAACGCGGGCTGCGTCAAGGGGACCCGCTCTCCCCGATGTTGTTCATCTTGGCGGAGGAAGTACTGTGTAGGGGATTGCAAGGGCTCACGCAAAGAGGTTATCTTAAGGGCATCCCAGGCTCGCGGAAGGTACTCTCCCCCTCTCATCTGCTTTTTGCTGGCGACCTTTTCATTTTCATGAATGCAGACTTGCGAGGTGTTAGGAAGCTTAAGGGCTTCCTGGAGGAGTACCATGAGTATTCTGAATAGGCTTTCAACCTAGAAAAAAGGAAATTGTTTTTGGGTTCACTGCCTCCAGTGAGGAAGCTGCGCATTAAGGAGGTCCTGCAGGTACCAGAGTGCTCCTTTCCTACCTGCTACTTGGGGGTACAGATCTTTCAAGGCAGAGTTAAAAGAGATTTGGTCCTCCCATTGGTGGATAAAGTAAAAGAAAGGCCGGCAGGTTGGAAGGGTCGATTGCTCTCGATGGCGGGAAGGTGGAATTGGTGAGGTCAGTTGTTTGCAGTATGCCGTTACATAACTTCTTGGTTTACTTGTGGCCAACTTCTTCGGTATCTATGATGGAGAGATGGATGCGTAATTTTATTTGGAGTGGGGAGGCGAAGGCGGCCAGGTCCATCACAGTTAGGTGGGATGCAGTGTGTAAGCCTAGAAAGGACGGAGGTTTGGGTATCCGTAGGTTAAGAGACATTAATCTAGCCCACCTGGCTAAGTTGGGCTGGTTCATTAAGACGGACAGTTCAGGGTTGGCAGCGTTTTTGAGAGGGAGGTTTGTGATATCGGATGGATCGCTACGCAGGCTGAAGTCCTCATCCATTCTCCCCGGTTTGAGAAAGGTGTGGTCATTTGTAGACAAAGCGGAACGTTGGATCATTGGGGATGGTTCCTCCATCAAGTTCTGGTATGATCGTTGGGTGGGGGATGACAAAATTGTGAATCTTATTGGGGACAATGTGCAAATTGGTAGGAATTTGAGAGCCTATGTGGCGGATTTTATTCAAGAGGGGAGTTGGTGTCTGCCGGTGGTGGCTTCAGCTCCATTGGATGTTGtttgcaaacaaataagggaaATAAAACTGCCAACGGTGATGAGGGAGGATAAGAGGATCTGGTCCTTGACGGAATCAGGCTTATTTTTAGTGAAATCGGCTTGGGAAGGGCTCAGACAGAAGGCGAGTGTAAGAAGCTGGGTGGGGGTGGTGTGGTTGCAGCCTTGTGTTTCAACATTTGGCTGGCGGTTGGCGTGGAGTTGCCTACCACCTGATGACCTGGTGAGGAGGCGGCAGGTGTACTTGGTTTCAAGGTGTGAGTTGTGCAGGAAAGCTCAAGAATCAATACAGCATTTATTTCTTAAATTTGAGTTCAGCGTGGGTGTTTGGACTGAGCTGCTTATGGGGTTTGAGGTAAGGTGGGGGGGATTCCCTTCGATGGAGGAGTTGTTTTCTTGGTGGAGGAGGAAGGCAAGGGCGATACTACTGTGCAAGGCATGGCTACCTTTAGCAATTCTGATTCCATACCAGTTATGGAGGGAACGGAACAGAAGGAGATTTGAGAATAGGGCTGGTTCACACAAGATGGTAATTAAACAAGTGCTAGCATCTTTGGCGGACTTCGCTGCCCTTACCCCTATAAATGTGAGGTCAGTTTCTGAACTAGTGCTATCAAGAGCTTTGCACTTGAAGGTAGTGCCATATTCGTCGCAAAGGATTATTGAGCTGGGTTGGTCCTTCCCAGACCAGGATGGGGTCAAAATGAATATAGATGGCTGTTCTCTTGGGAATCCAGGGCATACAGGAGCGGGAGGCATTCTCCGTGATCATACGGGTAACCCCTTGAGATGCTTTGCGATCTATGCAGGTGTGGGATCAAATTTCTATGCAGAATTTGAAGCTCTCTTTATAGGAATCCACCATGCAATGTCCTTAAAGGTTCTAAGCCTTTGGGTGGAATGCGACTCAATGGCAGTGGTGAGGTGCATAACTGACCAGCATATTCCATGGATGTttcaacaaagatggtggtactACAAGGGGTACCTAGATAGCACCACTTGGAGGATTACACACTACTTCAGGGAGGTGAACATAGTGGCGGATGAACTTGCACATCATGCAGCTTCTTCTACAACCAGCAATGTGTGGGACAGCCCCCCAAATTTTGTTATGAATGAAATTGAGTGGGATGCCCTAAAGAAACCGAGATACAGATTCTTGTAAAGGTTCTACTTGGTTGGGAGCTGTCTGCTATGGGCTATGCCATAAGTGGACCAGCTGCCTGAAGTCTCTGTAATCCGTTTGTTTGGTTTGAGTATATAATACACATCTGCTGAtacttagcaaaaaaaaaaaaaaaaaaatcacatcttGATTTGCTCCCTTCGATCTTAATTTTATccaataaatataatataaatagcgaaaaaacaaataacagttttggttttggtttcggcAGCTTAAGcattaaataaatataaagtGGTCTAAATTTGTGAAGATGAGAATTGCAACAGGGCTGTTAAATATTGTGAGATAATTAATTACAGTGGGTGAAAGTTCATGGAGAAAATTAGACTTCCCAAGATCAATAGGATACCTATATGATTCATGTCCGGTGTTTTTGGATGGAACACTCTATTGGCTCATTATAAATTATTCTTTCTACTACTACAGCTATGAATACATTCTTGCATTAGACATTAACAGTGAGAAGTTTTGGACTATTGAGCAATGTCCTCATCCATCCTAGAGAGTTTAGAGGAAGAGAATCTTTAATTCAGGTTGGATGGATCTCTTGCCATAGTTGATTATGCCTACATAGATCCAAAGCCTGTGGA
The sequence above is a segment of the Telopea speciosissima isolate NSW1024214 ecotype Mountain lineage chromosome 7, Tspe_v1, whole genome shotgun sequence genome. Coding sequences within it:
- the LOC122668600 gene encoding uncharacterized protein LOC122668600 → MFVVMPKMKRLKDPLRQWARSAFPHVDQEEVAARRKHEEVVELQGKLWAEKSREKWLKHGDRYSKFFHLSAKLHRAKSVIRELHTDAGEVETNRELIGQRVVNHFEGFHKKGVSVQYEHLLSVIPTLISSAENDVLVAVPSVEEIKQAVMDLDPSSAPGPDGFPGTFFRVCWGIVGPERIPKILATRLAPLLPKLISEEQGEFQKGKIIFSNIGVASELTNMMKAKCFGGSLGLKLDVQKAYDTLEWQFLFDVLRKFGFHERWIKWVHQILVSTRISVLVNGGLVGFFVWNAGCVKGTRSPRCCSSWRRKYCVGDCKGSRKEVILRASQARGRLARC